In Bacillus sp. NP247, one DNA window encodes the following:
- a CDS encoding spore germination protein GerPC, whose translation MNQDIYTYLHQLQQALQIQQQTILNLEEQVRLLQEELNELKSRPSSSIGKVEYKFDQLKVENLNGTLNIGLNPFSTKGQQIEDFQVDTETLKVNPETETNPDFYQGILQEMHRYLDEEAYSRILHFEQEERTPLDEMYRQMMVDDIKKQMEHRLPYYLSQVQSYEGISSDPDYLRDVIIQAMKQDIDKAFLSFIQHIPGNFRKE comes from the coding sequence ATGAATCAAGATATATACACTTACCTACACCAACTTCAGCAAGCTCTCCAAATACAGCAGCAAACTATTCTAAATCTCGAAGAACAAGTTCGCCTACTACAAGAAGAGCTTAATGAGTTAAAAAGTCGCCCCTCCTCTTCTATAGGAAAAGTGGAATATAAATTCGATCAATTAAAAGTAGAAAATTTAAACGGTACTTTAAATATTGGCTTGAATCCATTTTCAACAAAAGGGCAACAAATTGAAGATTTTCAAGTAGATACAGAAACATTAAAAGTAAATCCTGAAACAGAAACAAATCCAGACTTTTATCAAGGTATCCTTCAAGAAATGCATCGCTATTTAGATGAAGAAGCATATAGTCGAATTCTCCATTTTGAACAAGAAGAGAGAACGCCGCTTGATGAGATGTATCGACAAATGATGGTGGATGACATAAAAAAACAGATGGAACATAGACTTCCGTATTATTTATCACAAGTTCAATCGTATGAGGGTATCTCCTCAGATCCCGATTATTTACGAGACGTCATTATTCAAGCAATGAAACAAGATATTGACAAAGCTTTTCTTTCCTTTATTCAACACATACCAGGCAATTTCCGAAAGGAGTAA
- a CDS encoding aspartyl-phosphate phosphatase Spo0E family protein, whose translation MFEQAIEKKREKMIYFAERYGMTSQKTVDCSQELDRLLNVVWPIHTDCTHTQMFETHAQ comes from the coding sequence ATGTTTGAGCAAGCTATCGAAAAAAAACGCGAAAAAATGATCTATTTTGCTGAACGCTACGGAATGACTTCTCAAAAAACAGTGGATTGTAGCCAGGAACTGGACAGGCTCTTAAATGTTGTTTGGCCTATACACACAGATTGCACACACACTCAAATGTTCGAAACACATGCGCAATAA
- the gerPD gene encoding spore germination protein GerPD: protein MNLNVVNRELKVGQIKMNGVSSSSLFLIGDANFLILSSILDTPFESVTEGPFVPLVTDVPPTPG, encoded by the coding sequence ATGAATTTAAATGTTGTAAACCGCGAATTAAAAGTAGGGCAGATTAAAATGAACGGGGTTTCTTCTTCCTCATTATTTTTAATTGGAGATGCAAATTTTCTCATCCTTTCTTCAATTCTTGATACGCCATTCGAATCCGTTACAGAGGGACCATTTGTACCATTAGTAACAGATGTCCCTCCGACTCCAGGTTGA
- the rocD gene encoding ornithine aminotransferase, with protein MIQTKDIIELTDTYGANNYHPLPIVISKAEGVWVEDPEGNRYMDLLSAYSAVNQGHRHPKIINALIDQANRVTLTSRAFHSDQLGPWYEKVAKLTNKNMVLPMNTGAEAVETAIKTARRWAYDVKKVEANRAEIIVCEDNFHGRTMGAVSMSSNEEYKRGFGPMLPGIIVIPYGDLEALKAAITPNTAAFILEPIQGEAGINIPPAGFLQEAFEVCKKENVLFVADEIQTGLGRTGKVFACDWDNVTPDMYILGKALGGGVFPISCVAANSDILGVFEPGSHGSTFGGNPLACAVSIAALEVLEEEKLTERSLQLGEKLVGQLKEIDNPMITDIRGKGLFIGIELNEPARPYCEQLKAAGLLCKETHENVIRIAPPLVISEEDLEWAFQKIKAVLS; from the coding sequence ATGATTCAAACTAAGGATATTATTGAACTTACAGACACATACGGGGCAAATAACTATCATCCACTTCCAATCGTTATTTCTAAAGCAGAAGGCGTTTGGGTAGAAGATCCTGAAGGAAACCGCTATATGGACTTACTAAGTGCATATTCTGCAGTAAACCAAGGTCATCGTCACCCGAAAATTATTAACGCTTTAATTGACCAAGCTAATCGTGTTACGTTAACTTCTCGTGCTTTCCATAGCGATCAATTAGGTCCTTGGTACGAAAAAGTTGCGAAACTAACAAATAAAAATATGGTACTTCCTATGAATACAGGCGCAGAGGCTGTTGAAACTGCAATTAAAACAGCTCGTCGCTGGGCTTACGATGTGAAAAAGGTAGAGGCAAATCGTGCAGAAATCATCGTTTGTGAAGATAACTTCCACGGACGTACAATGGGTGCTGTTTCTATGTCATCAAACGAAGAGTACAAGCGTGGCTTCGGTCCAATGCTTCCTGGCATTATTGTAATTCCTTACGGTGATTTAGAAGCGTTAAAAGCTGCGATTACACCAAATACAGCTGCATTCATTTTAGAGCCAATCCAAGGTGAAGCAGGAATTAACATTCCACCAGCTGGTTTCTTACAAGAAGCTTTTGAAGTATGTAAAAAAGAAAACGTTTTATTCGTTGCAGATGAAATCCAAACAGGCTTAGGCCGTACTGGTAAAGTATTTGCTTGCGACTGGGACAATGTTACTCCTGACATGTACATACTTGGTAAAGCACTTGGCGGCGGCGTATTCCCAATCTCTTGTGTTGCAGCAAACAGCGATATTTTAGGCGTATTCGAGCCAGGTTCTCACGGTTCTACATTCGGTGGTAACCCACTTGCATGTGCTGTTTCTATCGCAGCTCTTGAAGTATTAGAAGAAGAAAAATTAACAGAGCGTTCTCTTCAATTAGGAGAAAAACTAGTTGGGCAATTAAAAGAAATTGATAACCCAATGATTACTGACATTCGCGGTAAAGGTTTATTCATCGGTATCGAATTAAACGAGCCAGCTCGTCCTTACTGTGAACAACTAAAAGCAGCTGGTCTATTATGTAAAGAAACACACGAAAACGTAATTCGTATTGCACCACCTCTAGTAATCTCTGAAGAAGATTTAGAGTGGGCATTCCAAAAAATTAAAGCTGTACTATCTTAA
- the gerPB gene encoding spore germination protein GerPB has protein sequence MNFYVNQSIIINSIKIDSITTSSVFQIGTAGSIKALSKFSNSGGFTEPLRPLSAKGQIISIKPSTSSS, from the coding sequence TTGAATTTTTATGTGAACCAAAGTATCATCATTAACAGCATTAAAATCGATAGCATTACGACCTCTTCCGTTTTTCAAATTGGAACTGCAGGTAGTATTAAGGCTCTTTCTAAATTCTCAAATTCTGGCGGATTTACAGAACCTCTTCGCCCTTTAAGTGCGAAAGGACAAATTATTTCTATTAAACCTTCAACTAGTTCTTCTTAG
- a CDS encoding fumarylacetoacetate hydrolase family protein, with amino-acid sequence MRFVTAKKEEKVFVGIVDEEEDRVLHLREAQRQKGEKVTIPITMLECIERGSECLEKVCDIVNWAKENAETAYYPLAEVKILAPIPRPRKNILCVGKNYREHAVEMGGVESIPENIMIFTKAPTTVIGIDEQINGHPHATNELDYEGELAIVIGKRGKQIKIEKALDHVFGYTVINDVTARDIQRKHKQFFLGKSFDTFCPMGPYLIHKSMVETPNALHIETVVNGEVRQTSNTNQMIFSIEEIISTISKGMTLEPGDIIATGTPAGVGKGFTPPKFLHAGDEVVVTVEGIGTLRNIVK; translated from the coding sequence TTGCGTTTTGTAACGGCTAAGAAAGAAGAAAAAGTATTTGTAGGTATTGTGGATGAAGAGGAAGATAGAGTCTTACATTTAAGAGAAGCGCAAAGACAAAAAGGGGAAAAGGTTACGATCCCGATTACTATGTTAGAGTGTATTGAAAGAGGAAGTGAATGCCTTGAGAAGGTGTGCGATATTGTAAATTGGGCGAAGGAAAATGCGGAAACGGCGTATTATCCGTTAGCAGAAGTGAAAATATTAGCACCGATTCCAAGGCCGAGAAAAAATATTCTTTGTGTTGGAAAGAACTATCGTGAGCATGCGGTGGAAATGGGCGGAGTAGAGTCTATCCCTGAAAATATAATGATCTTTACAAAAGCGCCAACAACAGTGATCGGAATTGATGAGCAAATTAATGGTCACCCTCATGCAACGAATGAACTGGACTATGAAGGCGAACTAGCAATCGTTATCGGTAAGCGAGGGAAACAAATAAAAATAGAAAAAGCTCTTGACCATGTTTTTGGATATACAGTTATAAATGATGTAACGGCTCGGGATATTCAAAGAAAACATAAACAATTTTTCCTAGGGAAAAGTTTCGATACATTTTGTCCGATGGGACCGTATTTAATTCATAAATCAATGGTTGAAACGCCGAACGCATTACACATCGAAACAGTAGTAAATGGAGAAGTAAGGCAAACTTCAAACACAAATCAAATGATTTTTTCAATAGAAGAAATTATTTCAACGATAAGTAAAGGGATGACATTAGAACCAGGCGATATTATCGCAACAGGAACGCCAGCTGGTGTCGGAAAGGGCTTTACACCACCTAAGTTTTTACACGCTGGTGATGAAGTTGTTGTTACAGTAGAGGGAATTGGTACGCTAAGAAATATAGTGAAATGA
- the gerPA gene encoding spore germination protein GerPA produces MPAMVGHIRIVNIGSSGIFHIGDVFAIRPISYSRAFAGAGSFNVGDNISVYNYQSSTTVNDSDVIDQAIIGSN; encoded by the coding sequence ATGCCAGCTATGGTCGGACATATTCGTATCGTTAATATTGGATCAAGTGGTATTTTTCATATTGGAGATGTATTTGCGATTAGGCCTATTAGTTATTCACGCGCTTTTGCCGGAGCCGGTTCATTTAATGTTGGGGATAACATCTCTGTCTACAATTATCAAAGCTCAACGACTGTCAATGATTCAGATGTAATTGATCAAGCAATAATCGGTTCGAACTAA